In Oreochromis aureus strain Israel breed Guangdong linkage group 17, ZZ_aureus, whole genome shotgun sequence, the genomic stretch AGGCAACCCGTGAGAACTGCTCAcggacaaaacaataaaaacaaaaacatcacataaaAGTGCGCTCTTGTACGCAGTATGAATCAATCAAAAATccttaattacagaaaataaaacatttaaacacacaaacctCGTGAGCTGACATCCAGGAGGTGCTAAATAGTCCTTTATGGCCTTATTGCCTTATCCTCCATCTTCTTTCTCAATTATTTCCACTCTTTAAACGATATTTTCTCCCTGTGTGGAGCTAACCGTGAGCTGCAGCATGCAGACACCATGTGCGCTAGCAAAGGAAAAGTGGCTGGGTGGAGACTCAAACAGCAAAGCTGTACCCTACACAGTTGACCACCAGAGGGCGCAAAAGAACAAAATCCAGACATACAACTTAACAAATATCAAATGCAACAAACATCAAATGCAAAAGACCGTTACACTCCCACCAATCACTTGTGATTTTAAAGAATAAAGTGTTGCCTATGAACTAATGAACGGCTTGTGAATGAACTATCATGAATTATCCTTTAAGCAGAGTGCGGTTGAGAATCTTCTTCCGCTTCCATCAGAATGACTGTCTTCTGAATGGGTCTTTCCAGGTGCACAGGTTTGGAGGTACGTTTTCCTGCTCTATCCAGGGTTGGATCACTCAGCAGCAATTTCACCTTCCTCACTTTTCCATCCTTTCCAGGATACACTTCAATGATCCTTGCCAACTTCCACTGGTTGCGTGGAGTTATCTCATCCTTCAGGAGGACAACATCATTGATCTTAGCATTTCTGTGCTCCTTGGTCCACTTCTGTCTGCCTTGAAGATTTAACAAATACTCCTTTTTCCACCTTGTCCAGAAAGTGTTGGCAAGTAGTTGAACACGACGCCACCTCTTACGGAGATAAAGATCTTCTTTCACAAACCTTCCTGGAGGTGGAGAGACGATTGTGGATTTCATGGTTAGTATGTGATTTGGTGTTAAAGGTTCTGGGTTTGATGGATCACATAGTTGGTCAGTAGTCAATGGTCTGCTATTAATCACTGCCATGACTTCATACAGGAATGTCCTCAGAGAGGAGCTGTCGAGTTGTTTGGCTGATTGTTCCAGAATGGACGTGAGAACACTTCTTATGGTGCGAATTTGTCTTTCCCAGACACCACCCATGTGACTAGATGCTGGGGTGTTCATGAGAAACTCGCAGTCCAGCTTCCCTAGCTTGGCTTGATCCATTTCCTTAAATGCTCTAAGAAACTCATTTCTAGTGCCGACAAAATTCGTGCCTTGATCGCATCTTATTTGGCGAACTGTACCTCTGATGGCTACGAATGCACGTAAAGAGTTGATGAGGGAATCTGTAGAGAGATCGTCAAGAATTTCAAGATGCACTGCTCTGGAGCACATGCAAGTGATTAGCAAGCCATAACGCTTTAGCTCCTTGCGGCCTTCTTTGACATAAAAAGGACCAAAGCAGTCCATCCCACAGTAGGTGAATGGCGGTGTGGTCTCCATCCGATCCTCTGGGAGGTCTGCCAtcttctgctgctctgtgcGCCTTCTGAACCTTCtgcattttacacatttatagaTGTAAGATGACACAATCTTGCTGCATCCAAGAATCCAGAATCCGTTAGCTCGAAGTTCATTCATGGTGATCCCTCGTCCTTGATGGTATGTCTTCTCGTGATAATGTTTGACCAGTAATGCCGACACGTGACTGTCTCTTGGCAGGATCGCAGGATGCTTGACATTGGGGTGCAAAGCTGCATGTGTTAAGCGTCCGCCTACCCGAAGAATGCCTTGGTCATCGAGAAATGGACATAACTTGTGTAACTTGTTAACCTTGTCTTTCATCTGCATCACATCATGGTGTTGCAAGGTTTTTATTTCCTGAGCAAAGGCTGTTTCTTGAACCATCTTTATGATCGTTAACTctgcttcctctctctcttgtAGGTTACTGATGTCGTGTGATCTAATCTTGTGATCCTTTGCACCTTTCACATAGCGCTTGAGTCTAGCAACTGCCTTAACCATTCTCGACCAGTCGGAAAACTTGTGTAGGCGATCTAACAAGGACCTTTGTTCCTCCACTTGTATCTTGTGGACTTGAACCTTCTTAACCTCCGGGTCACTGGTTGATAACTCTCCCACCTTAATTTCACCAGTGGGTATGACCTCTGTGGGAGAGATAATTTCCTTCATTTGAGTTCTGTAGACATAGTGAACCTTGTTGGTGAAGTTTGAAGAAGGCTGAATGTCAGGCACCACTTCCTTCACAATGACTTGGTGACTTATTCCGAAGGCATCTCCATAATCAAGACATGAATTGCCATAACCCACAATACTCCATCCCAGATCAGTTTTTTGGGCGAACGGCTGATTTTCCCTTCCAGACACAACCTCACGAGGAACAAGTGCTTGGGGGCAGTTGTACCCAATCAGCAGACCAACATCACAGCTTTGTAGTGGAGCGATCTCACTTGCAATGCATTCAAGATGAGGCCAAGCCTTAGCTGTTGTAGGTGATGGAATGTGATCTCGGTTTGCGGGAATAAAGTCTCTGGAATATGTTACTGGTAG encodes the following:
- the LOC120433907 gene encoding uncharacterized protein LOC120433907, with protein sequence MELQAFADFLCCCKTAMSQMKGLEVLNDCNENHKMLAKLPDWLTSRWNRKVTEVQEETHTFPSFSQFVDFISREAKIACNPITSLYALKPSETEGAKTTRNRGNGAKVLVTRSNEKTVSASCVYCERSGHSLLKCRRFINESIVERLKFVQDKKLCFGCLNSGHRSKDCEGRETCDTCNKRHPTCLHDNRTKEDRTRRNQTKNSDRTRQMNSDVSQDNSVTPTTSEATSNRVTQNVDDTHTSSIIPVWVSTKGEPEHEILVYALLDTQSDTTFILEETAQALHVKGESTQLKLTTMSSRNTVVACRKLSGLQVRGFYSNKTISLPVTYSRDFIPANRDHIPSPTTAKAWPHLECIASEIAPLQSCDVGLLIGYNCPQALVPREVVSGRENQPFAQKTDLGWSIVGYGNSCLDYGDAFGISHQVIVKEVVPDIQPSSNFTNKVHYVYRTQMKEIISPTEVIPTGEIKVGELSTSDPEVKKVQVHKIQVEEQRSLLDRLHKFSDWSRMVKAVARLKRYVKGAKDHKIRSHDISNLQEREEAELTIIKMVQETAFAQEIKTLQHHDVMQMKDKVNKLHKLCPFLDDQGILRVGGRLTHAALHPNVKHPAILPRDSHVSALLVKHYHEKTYHQGRGITMNELRANGFWILGCSKIVSSYIYKCVKCRRFRRRTEQQKMADLPEDRMETTPPFTYCGMDCFGPFYVKEGRKELKRYGLLITCMCSRAVHLEILDDLSTDSLINSLRAFVAIRGTVRQIRCDQGTNFVGTRNEFLRAFKEMDQAKLGKLDCEFLMNTPASSHMGGVWERQIRTIRSVLTSILEQSAKQLDSSSLRTFLYEVMAVINSRPLTTDQLCDPSNPEPLTPNHILTMKSTIVSPPPGRFVKEDLYLRKRWRRVQLLANTFWTRWKKEYLLNLQGRQKWTKEHRNAKINDVVLLKDEITPRNQWKLARIIEVYPGKDGKVRKVKLLLSDPTLDRAGKRTSKPVHLERPIQKTVILMEAEEDSQPHSA